A single region of the Deltaproteobacteria bacterium genome encodes:
- a CDS encoding DbpA RNA binding domain-containing protein has product MGAPRVAPEEEAGLRAAAEEREVGTDAGRKTRRSRSRSGADDRDAIVTSEGDVEYYETLDGPTREGQGSARGETEPPEVEDANVVRLFLNLGRRQGVRADELSRFIVSDGQLEAAEIVRVDVRDRYTFVNVVPDAADRVLERVSGKTLNDRTLRVERAKS; this is encoded by the coding sequence GTGGGCGCTCCGCGCGTCGCGCCGGAAGAGGAGGCCGGCCTGCGCGCTGCGGCAGAGGAGCGAGAGGTCGGGACCGACGCCGGGAGAAAGACGCGTCGCAGCCGCAGCCGGAGCGGCGCCGACGACCGTGACGCCATCGTCACGAGCGAGGGGGACGTGGAGTACTACGAGACCCTGGACGGCCCCACGCGCGAGGGACAGGGCTCGGCCCGAGGCGAAACGGAGCCCCCGGAGGTCGAAGACGCCAACGTCGTCAGGCTGTTCCTCAATCTCGGTCGGCGCCAAGGCGTTCGCGCCGATGAGCTGTCGCGTTTCATCGTGTCCGACGGACAGCTGGAGGCTGCGGAGATAGTCCGCGTGGACGTTCGGGACCGGTACACCTTCGTCAACGTGGTTCCAGACGCCGCCGACCGCGTCCTCGAGCGGGTGAGCGGCAAGACCCTCAACGACCGCACGTTGCGCGTCGAACGCGCGAAGAGCTAA
- a CDS encoding serine/threonine protein kinase → MGPLPAADPNEDHGLSILGEIAEDPGLVGQVVAGRYRVLKKMGEGGMGTVYLAEHMAIEKKVALKVLLQEYARKQDLKERFLQEAKAAARIGHENIVDITDFGTTPDGSVFFAMEFLEGRDLSQVIRKDGPMAWARAKPILLQICRALGAAHSKEIIHRDMKPENIYLIEREGRRDFAKLLDFGIAKVAGVGDSERRLTRTGMIFGTPEYMSPEQAQGHKPDHRVDIYAVGVIMYEMLTGEVPFKADTFMGILTKHIFEQPVPPTKLKPTLGIPGEVEAIVLKAMSKDREERFRSMAEMAAAIAQASGRMTRPTGDSQAVPRIMTPLFTATSMSPSESLPALPATTTDVPEVVPSSRGKILAILGVLVVLGGGVAAWALWPPRSAGPEGRGVAGGGPGTGTSASRADAAAGREPGSGTAVASGHADARAAVVPSEKTLDVTVDSTPQQAEIYMGETSLGLTPKLVRLPLTEGARSIMLTLRKKGYLERKVVVALADRGKTIAPTLAEEKHSGRTRPRDPGRQKTRPSTPSTDPKPGTGEGIKRTNDLMNPFE, encoded by the coding sequence GTGGGTCCTCTGCCCGCCGCCGATCCGAACGAGGACCACGGGCTCTCCATTCTGGGTGAGATCGCCGAGGACCCCGGGCTGGTCGGGCAGGTCGTCGCCGGCCGCTACCGCGTGCTCAAGAAGATGGGCGAAGGAGGAATGGGGACCGTCTATCTGGCGGAGCACATGGCCATCGAGAAGAAGGTGGCCCTCAAGGTGCTGCTCCAAGAGTACGCCCGGAAGCAGGACCTCAAGGAACGATTCCTCCAGGAGGCCAAGGCCGCGGCGCGAATTGGCCACGAGAACATCGTCGACATCACGGACTTCGGCACGACGCCCGACGGAAGCGTCTTCTTCGCCATGGAGTTCCTCGAGGGACGCGATCTCTCGCAGGTGATCCGCAAGGACGGCCCGATGGCCTGGGCGCGAGCCAAGCCGATCCTGCTGCAGATCTGCAGAGCGCTCGGCGCCGCGCATTCGAAGGAGATCATTCATCGGGACATGAAGCCCGAGAACATCTACCTGATCGAGCGGGAGGGGCGGCGTGACTTCGCCAAGCTGCTCGACTTCGGCATCGCCAAGGTGGCGGGCGTGGGGGACAGCGAGCGACGGTTGACCCGTACCGGCATGATCTTCGGGACCCCGGAGTACATGTCCCCCGAGCAGGCCCAAGGCCACAAGCCGGACCATCGCGTGGACATCTATGCGGTGGGCGTGATCATGTACGAGATGCTGACCGGTGAGGTGCCGTTCAAGGCCGACACCTTCATGGGCATCCTCACCAAGCACATCTTCGAGCAGCCTGTCCCGCCCACCAAGCTGAAGCCTACCCTCGGCATCCCCGGCGAGGTCGAGGCCATCGTGCTAAAGGCGATGTCCAAGGATCGCGAGGAGCGCTTCCGCTCCATGGCCGAGATGGCCGCCGCGATCGCCCAGGCCTCGGGGCGGATGACGCGACCGACGGGAGACAGCCAGGCCGTTCCGCGGATCATGACGCCGCTGTTCACGGCCACCTCCATGTCACCGTCGGAATCGCTGCCGGCCCTCCCGGCCACGACCACTGATGTGCCGGAGGTCGTACCGTCGAGCCGCGGAAAGATCCTGGCCATCCTCGGCGTCCTCGTGGTGCTGGGCGGAGGCGTCGCGGCCTGGGCGCTCTGGCCGCCGCGATCGGCCGGCCCGGAGGGGCGTGGCGTAGCGGGCGGCGGACCGGGCACGGGGACGTCTGCCTCGCGCGCTGACGCTGCGGCGGGCCGGGAGCCGGGAAGCGGCACTGCCGTCGCGTCTGGACACGCCGACGCACGCGCAGCGGTGGTGCCCTCGGAAAAGACCCTGGATGTCACGGTCGACTCCACTCCGCAGCAGGCGGAGATCTACATGGGTGAGACGAGCCTGGGTCTGACGCCGAAGCTCGTGCGCCTTCCGCTCACCGAGGGGGCGCGGAGTATCATGCTGACGCTGCGCAAGAAGGGCTACCTCGAGCGGAAAGTCGTCGTGGCGCTCGCCGACCGCGGGAAGACGATCGCGCCGACGCTGGCCGAGGAGAAACACTCGGGGCGCACGCGCCCGCGGGATCCCGGCCGCCAGAAGACGCGCCCCAGCACGCCCTCGACCGACCCCAAGCCGGGGACAGGCGAGGGGATCAAGCGCACCAACGACCTGATGAATCCGTTCGAGTAG
- a CDS encoding protein kinase, whose amino-acid sequence MRVCPRCRAPFPPGANFCPHDGHHLEDLFAHEDPEADRFIGKVLDERYQVEDRLGQGGMGMVYAARHVVIDKPVAIKILRHEYCRDPGLVERFIREARAASRIGHPNIVDVTDFGRLADGHIYFVMEYLVGTTLAREIREQKVLPLERVVDLATQICNGLGAAHAKGIVHRDLKPENVFIINPSNSAILDEAGGVRQDFVKILDFGIAKISWGPGTRLTKVGSIFGTPQYMSPEQAAGQDADHRGDVYSLGCIIYEMVTGEVPFTADTFMGTLTKHLFEAPLRPRELRPDLNIPEPVERLILTALAKDPGDRYSSVAALAAALQECAPVRVDIPPDATFPPGQTGLLVLPPSPPVPPETSPASGSVPVGRPLPPPRAHGDTTEGVSPYRERKGKKGLAAGILLGTVFLLVLGGLLVWARQRRPVERDGTLPTEGDARVAGGAAAGASKLRDGAPGVDRGDQRPTTAEQFVEVTLTSVPAGAQVFERGRPLGVAPLKQRLRPGTRRTFVFRLRGHREVAQPVLGPEVSQVITVVLSRVGSRVRPRRLWLGAPDGGPRIDELRNPYDARAR is encoded by the coding sequence ATGCGTGTCTGTCCCCGTTGCCGAGCGCCATTTCCCCCGGGGGCGAACTTCTGTCCGCACGATGGCCACCATCTGGAGGATCTCTTCGCGCACGAGGATCCCGAGGCAGATCGTTTCATCGGCAAGGTCCTGGACGAGCGTTATCAGGTCGAGGACAGGCTGGGCCAGGGCGGCATGGGCATGGTCTACGCCGCCCGCCACGTGGTGATCGACAAGCCCGTCGCGATCAAGATCCTGCGCCACGAGTATTGCCGCGACCCGGGGCTGGTTGAGCGCTTCATCCGCGAGGCGAGGGCCGCCTCGCGTATCGGCCATCCGAACATCGTGGACGTGACGGACTTCGGCCGGCTCGCAGACGGCCACATCTACTTCGTGATGGAGTACCTCGTCGGCACCACGCTGGCGCGCGAGATCCGCGAGCAGAAGGTCCTCCCGCTGGAGCGCGTGGTCGACCTCGCGACTCAGATCTGCAACGGGCTCGGCGCGGCGCACGCCAAGGGGATCGTCCACCGCGACCTGAAGCCCGAGAACGTGTTCATCATCAACCCATCGAACTCGGCGATCCTCGACGAGGCGGGGGGAGTTCGGCAGGACTTCGTCAAGATCCTGGACTTCGGCATCGCGAAGATCAGCTGGGGACCCGGGACGCGCCTCACGAAGGTGGGGAGCATCTTCGGGACGCCGCAGTACATGTCCCCCGAGCAGGCGGCCGGCCAGGATGCCGACCACCGAGGAGACGTCTATTCGCTGGGGTGCATCATCTACGAGATGGTCACGGGCGAGGTTCCTTTCACCGCTGATACGTTCATGGGGACGCTCACCAAGCACCTCTTCGAGGCGCCGCTTCGCCCGCGCGAGCTTCGCCCCGACCTCAACATCCCGGAGCCGGTCGAGCGGCTCATCCTCACCGCCCTCGCGAAGGATCCGGGTGACCGGTACTCCTCCGTGGCGGCGCTGGCGGCTGCGCTGCAGGAGTGCGCCCCGGTGCGCGTCGATATCCCTCCGGACGCGACTTTTCCGCCGGGTCAGACGGGGCTCCTCGTTCTTCCGCCCTCGCCGCCCGTGCCGCCCGAGACTTCACCCGCGAGCGGGAGCGTGCCCGTGGGGCGTCCGTTGCCGCCGCCGAGGGCGCACGGCGACACGACCGAGGGAGTCTCGCCCTACCGCGAGCGAAAGGGGAAGAAGGGGCTCGCGGCGGGGATTCTGCTCGGCACGGTTTTCCTGCTCGTTCTCGGTGGGCTCCTGGTCTGGGCGCGGCAGCGACGCCCCGTGGAGCGCGACGGGACGTTGCCGACGGAAGGGGATGCGCGCGTGGCGGGCGGCGCGGCTGCGGGCGCGTCGAAGCTCCGCGACGGGGCGCCGGGCGTCGATCGCGGGGATCAGCGTCCGACGACGGCGGAGCAGTTCGTCGAGGTCACGCTGACCTCCGTTCCCGCGGGAGCGCAGGTTTTCGAGCGCGGGCGACCGCTCGGCGTTGCGCCTCTGAAGCAACGTCTTCGCCCCGGGACACGCCGCACCTTCGTCTTTCGGCTACGAGGGCATCGCGAGGTGGCGCAACCGGTCCTAGGTCCCGAGGTGAGCCAGGTGATCACGGTCGTGCTCTCGCGCGTGGGGTCGCGCGTGCGACCGCGACGGCTCTGGCTTGGAGCACCGGACGGCGGGCCACGCATCGACGAGCTGCGCAACCCGTACGACGCCCGCGCGCGCTAG